One region of Termitidicoccus mucosus genomic DNA includes:
- a CDS encoding enolase C-terminal domain-like protein, whose translation MKIKGVRLYFLPVKTRVPFHFGHESMTEVICARAAVDAEAADGKHATGWGETPLNVQWMWPSALPYGARAAALREFCLRLAKAWAAVADDGHPFELGSAFIERALPELLREFNAARAGAEPMPWLAALVCCSAFDLALYDAFGMLAGKPVFETLGRGWLATDLSARLQPAGGAAVSFAGKYPADFLRPAPKKLVAWHTVGSGDALEETDLNGCEPEDGHPVLLRDWIKRDGLRCLKIKLHGNDAAWDYARLVRIAEIGRGLGVLWLCADYNCAVADPAYVTAMLDRLLADEPAIYGMLLYVEQPFPYELEEHPIDVHAVTARKPLFMDESAHDWRFVRRGRELGWSSVALKTCKTLTGALLSLCWARAHGMTLMVQDLTNPMLAMIPHALLAAHAGTIMGVETNAPQYYPDASRAEESAHPGLYRRREGSVDLSTLTGPGFGYHLDRIKRELPPPAAAHGNF comes from the coding sequence ATGAAAATCAAAGGCGTCAGATTGTATTTTCTTCCCGTGAAAACCCGCGTGCCGTTTCACTTCGGGCACGAGTCGATGACCGAGGTCATTTGCGCGCGCGCCGCCGTGGATGCCGAGGCTGCGGACGGAAAACACGCGACAGGCTGGGGCGAGACGCCGCTCAATGTCCAGTGGATGTGGCCCTCCGCGCTGCCCTACGGCGCGCGCGCGGCGGCGCTGCGAGAATTTTGCCTGCGGCTGGCAAAGGCCTGGGCCGCGGTCGCGGATGACGGGCATCCGTTCGAGCTGGGCTCGGCGTTCATCGAACGCGCGCTTCCGGAGTTGTTGCGCGAGTTCAACGCCGCCCGCGCCGGAGCGGAGCCCATGCCGTGGCTGGCCGCGCTCGTGTGCTGCTCGGCGTTCGACCTCGCGCTGTATGACGCGTTTGGCATGCTCGCGGGCAAGCCGGTTTTCGAGACATTGGGGCGCGGGTGGCTCGCGACGGACTTGTCCGCCCGCCTGCAACCGGCCGGGGGCGCGGCGGTTTCGTTTGCCGGGAAATACCCCGCCGATTTTCTGCGGCCGGCTCCGAAAAAGCTGGTTGCCTGGCATACGGTCGGCAGCGGCGACGCGCTGGAGGAAACCGACCTGAACGGCTGCGAACCCGAGGACGGGCACCCGGTGCTCCTGCGCGACTGGATCAAACGCGACGGACTCCGGTGCCTGAAAATCAAACTGCACGGCAACGACGCCGCATGGGATTACGCGCGCCTCGTGCGCATCGCCGAAATCGGCCGCGGACTCGGCGTGCTCTGGCTGTGCGCCGACTACAACTGCGCCGTCGCCGACCCCGCGTATGTGACTGCCATGCTCGACCGCCTGCTCGCCGACGAGCCGGCGATTTACGGCATGCTGCTCTACGTGGAGCAGCCCTTCCCCTACGAGCTGGAGGAGCACCCGATCGACGTGCACGCGGTCACGGCGCGCAAACCGCTCTTCATGGACGAAAGCGCGCACGACTGGCGCTTCGTGCGGCGCGGGCGCGAACTCGGCTGGAGCAGCGTCGCGCTCAAAACCTGCAAAACCCTCACCGGCGCGCTGCTCTCGCTTTGCTGGGCGCGCGCGCACGGCATGACGCTCATGGTGCAGGACCTCACCAACCCCATGCTCGCGATGATTCCGCACGCGCTCCTCGCGGCCCATGCCGGGACCATCATGGGCGTGGAAACCAACGCCCCGCAATACTACCCCGACGCGTCCCGCGCCGAGGAGTCGGCCCATCCGGGGCTCTACCGCCGCCGCGAGGGCAGCGTCGACCTGTCCACGCTCACCGGCCCCGGTTTCGGCTATCATCTCGACCGCATCAAACGCGAGCTGCCGCCCCCCGCCGCCGCGCACGGGAATTTCTGA
- a CDS encoding alpha-amylase family glycosyl hydrolase, translated as MSKQQPSWLKEAVFYQIYPQSFYDSNGDGMGDIAGIMQKLDYIKSIGCNAVWLGPVFVSPFHDGGYDIADHRRVDPRYGTNDDLVRLFAAAHERGMRIVLDLVAGHTSVEHPWFRRSMRAGRNEYTDRYLWIEPVWREKPAHLAAVSGYAERNGAYVANFFWCQPALNYGYADPDPANPWEKPLDHPACQATLRELRGTMEFWLQLGADGFRVDMAQSLVRGHDEARRISALQTLWRGIRRWLDRDYPEALLMAEWSYPKHAIAAGFHVDFMIHFETVAYNSLFRNHRPELISALPRGNTYFDRNANGDIRLFADIFLEHYNATRGRGYISVPTGNHDVPPRLAEDRSPDELKCALLFLLMLPGIPFIYYGDEIGMRYIHGLASKEGGYERTGVRTPMQWDATKNAGFSTADPARLYLPVEADPEDRTVEAAQRDPGSVLHFVRHLITLRKGHGALGADGDFRLIYAEKGGYPFVFERAAGGERFWIAVNPSGTPRSADWKNDAASARPLVRGRAALTLDNGTARVELPGGGFGLWKIEGK; from the coding sequence ATGTCCAAGCAGCAACCTTCATGGCTGAAAGAGGCGGTATTTTATCAAATCTATCCGCAAAGCTTTTATGATTCCAACGGTGACGGCATGGGCGACATCGCGGGCATCATGCAAAAGCTCGATTATATAAAGAGCATCGGGTGCAACGCCGTGTGGCTCGGCCCGGTGTTTGTGTCGCCCTTCCACGACGGCGGCTACGACATCGCCGATCACCGCCGTGTCGATCCGCGCTACGGCACCAACGACGACCTCGTGCGCCTCTTCGCCGCCGCGCACGAGCGCGGCATGCGGATCGTGCTCGACCTCGTCGCCGGGCACACCTCCGTCGAGCATCCGTGGTTCAGGCGATCCATGCGCGCCGGGCGCAATGAATACACCGACCGTTACCTCTGGATCGAGCCGGTGTGGCGCGAAAAGCCCGCGCACCTCGCCGCGGTCAGCGGCTACGCCGAGCGCAACGGCGCCTACGTGGCCAACTTCTTCTGGTGCCAGCCCGCGCTAAACTACGGCTACGCCGACCCCGATCCCGCCAACCCGTGGGAAAAACCGCTCGATCATCCCGCATGCCAGGCCACGCTCCGGGAACTGCGCGGCACGATGGAATTCTGGCTGCAACTCGGCGCGGACGGTTTCCGCGTGGACATGGCGCAGTCGCTTGTGCGCGGCCACGACGAGGCCCGTCGCATCAGCGCCCTCCAGACGCTCTGGCGGGGCATCCGCCGCTGGCTTGACCGGGATTATCCCGAGGCCCTGCTCATGGCCGAGTGGTCCTATCCCAAGCACGCCATCGCCGCCGGCTTCCACGTGGATTTCATGATCCACTTTGAGACCGTCGCGTATAATTCGCTTTTCCGCAACCACCGTCCCGAGCTGATTTCCGCGCTACCGCGCGGCAACACCTACTTTGACCGCAACGCCAACGGCGACATCCGCCTCTTCGCCGACATCTTTCTGGAACACTACAATGCCACGCGCGGCCGGGGCTACATCAGCGTGCCCACCGGCAACCACGACGTGCCGCCGCGCCTCGCCGAGGATCGCTCGCCCGACGAACTCAAGTGCGCGCTGCTCTTCCTGCTCATGCTGCCCGGCATCCCGTTCATCTATTACGGCGACGAAATCGGCATGCGCTACATCCACGGACTCGCCTCGAAGGAAGGCGGCTACGAACGCACCGGCGTGCGCACTCCCATGCAATGGGACGCCACGAAAAACGCCGGTTTCTCCACCGCCGACCCCGCCAGGCTTTACCTGCCCGTCGAGGCCGACCCCGAGGATCGCACCGTCGAGGCCGCGCAGCGCGACCCCGGCTCCGTGCTGCATTTCGTGCGCCACCTCATCACGCTGCGCAAGGGGCACGGGGCGCTCGGCGCGGACGGGGATTTCCGGCTGATCTACGCCGAGAAAGGCGGCTATCCGTTCGTCTTTGAACGCGCCGCCGGGGGCGAACGCTTCTGGATCGCCGTGAACCCGTCCGGCACGCCGCGCTCCGCCGACTGGAAAAACGACGCCGCCTCGGCGCGTCCCCTTGTGCGGGGCAGGGCCGCGCTCACCCTCGACAACGGCACCGCCCGCGTCGAGCTCCCCGGCGGCGGCTTCGGCCTCTGGAAAATCGAAGGGAAATAA
- a CDS encoding Gfo/Idh/MocA family protein, whose translation MPTAPFASPLRFGLIGLGNIGKVHCANFAAGKIPRGVLAAASDLRPPPSGTLPGGVRFFPDADAMLASGLVDAVIVATPHPLHRTLGEKVLSAGLHLMMEKPLAATKLDGERLLAHPRKPGQCFAIMMNLRTHPHYRRIRALLDHGALGKLQRVQWTITNWFRPEAYYALSDWRATWRGEGGGVLVNQALHNLDILQWLCGMPVSLRAFCQFGRDHDIEVEDAVTAFLHYENGATGVFTTATGEAPGVNRLEIAGTRGLVILENERLLFAENERDAADHSRSTDDAFGAPGTTVRELECEAGNPSHAGVLANFVETILDGAPLLADAAEGLKSVELANAMLYSTWKNETVALPLDSAAYQAALDRAAAVAPPRRRIIRAANVDMAKSFSTK comes from the coding sequence ATGCCAACCGCCCCATTCGCGTCACCGCTCCGTTTCGGTCTCATTGGCCTCGGCAACATCGGCAAAGTCCACTGCGCCAATTTCGCCGCCGGCAAAATCCCGCGCGGCGTCCTTGCCGCCGCCAGCGATCTCCGCCCGCCGCCGTCCGGCACGCTTCCCGGCGGCGTGCGTTTCTTCCCCGACGCGGACGCCATGCTCGCCTCCGGCCTGGTTGACGCCGTCATCGTCGCCACGCCCCATCCGCTGCACCGGACGCTCGGTGAAAAAGTCCTCTCCGCCGGCCTGCACCTCATGATGGAAAAACCCCTCGCCGCCACCAAGCTCGACGGCGAACGCCTGCTCGCGCACCCGCGCAAGCCGGGCCAGTGCTTCGCCATCATGATGAACCTGCGCACCCACCCGCACTACCGCCGCATCCGCGCCCTTCTCGACCACGGCGCGCTCGGCAAACTCCAGCGCGTGCAGTGGACCATCACCAACTGGTTCCGGCCCGAGGCCTACTACGCCCTCTCCGACTGGCGCGCGACGTGGAGAGGCGAGGGCGGCGGCGTGCTTGTCAACCAGGCGCTCCACAACCTCGACATCCTCCAGTGGCTCTGCGGCATGCCCGTTTCGCTGCGGGCCTTCTGCCAGTTCGGACGCGACCACGACATCGAGGTGGAGGACGCCGTCACCGCGTTCCTCCACTACGAAAACGGCGCCACCGGCGTCTTCACCACCGCCACGGGCGAGGCGCCCGGCGTCAACCGCCTCGAAATTGCCGGCACGCGCGGCCTCGTCATCCTCGAAAACGAAAGGCTCCTCTTCGCCGAAAATGAGCGGGACGCCGCCGACCACAGCCGCTCCACCGACGACGCCTTCGGCGCGCCCGGCACCACCGTGCGCGAACTCGAATGCGAGGCCGGCAATCCCTCGCACGCCGGCGTGCTGGCGAATTTTGTTGAAACCATTCTCGACGGCGCGCCGCTCCTCGCCGACGCCGCCGAGGGGCTGAAGTCCGTCGAGCTCGCCAATGCGATGCTCTATTCCACGTGGAAAAACGAAACCGTCGCGCTGCCGCTCGACTCCGCCGCGTATCAGGCCGCCCTCGACCGCGCCGCCGCCGTCGCGCCGCCTCGCCGCCGCATCATCCGCGCCGCCAATGTGGACATGGCCAAATCCTTCTCGACGAAATAA
- a CDS encoding substrate-binding domain-containing protein, translated as MSADKGRNRLARQKEGLQSPGTVSEAAPPPTLKQIGQKVGLTSAAVSLALRGDPSIPPETCKRVREAAETLGYKPDPELGRLMSYLRKHRSVRNISVLGLLSLHPERSTWKENGFLRRLHAGVARRATELGYQTEEFFIAASKIPPKRMGDILVSRGIKALVVVDGPIRVDTIGLNLAPFATVTIGYGIGLPLHRVCQHQYQEMLRVLRRLGEAGYRRPGLVLETETNERTQYHYTSAFASAHQFGLETKVPVLCEERITAAAFTRWVRSHEPDVIIGQSSPAALNYTVWLSHMGLCVPDDIGMVALDVDTEANHSCSGIVQDYEHVAAAAVELVASEVRCGEKGMPATPKVLLIEGRWQDGGTTRSTR; from the coding sequence ATGAGCGCGGACAAAGGACGAAACCGGCTTGCGCGACAGAAGGAGGGCTTGCAGAGTCCCGGCACCGTGAGCGAAGCCGCGCCACCACCCACTCTGAAACAAATCGGCCAGAAGGTCGGTCTTACGTCCGCCGCCGTGTCGCTCGCATTGCGTGGGGATCCGAGCATCCCGCCCGAGACTTGCAAACGCGTTCGCGAGGCCGCCGAGACGCTTGGCTACAAACCCGATCCCGAACTCGGGCGCCTCATGTCGTATTTGCGCAAGCACCGCTCCGTGCGCAATATTTCCGTCCTCGGCCTGCTGTCGTTGCATCCCGAGCGGTCCACGTGGAAAGAAAACGGCTTCCTGCGCCGCCTGCACGCGGGGGTGGCCCGGCGCGCGACCGAGCTCGGCTACCAGACCGAAGAATTTTTCATCGCCGCCTCGAAGATCCCTCCCAAGCGCATGGGTGACATTCTGGTTTCGCGCGGCATCAAGGCGCTCGTGGTCGTGGACGGCCCGATTCGCGTGGACACCATCGGCCTCAACCTCGCGCCGTTTGCCACCGTCACCATCGGCTACGGCATCGGCCTGCCGTTGCATCGCGTTTGCCAGCACCAATACCAGGAAATGCTGCGCGTGCTCCGTCGCCTGGGCGAGGCCGGCTACCGCCGCCCCGGCCTCGTGCTGGAGACCGAAACCAACGAACGCACGCAGTATCACTACACTTCCGCCTTCGCCAGCGCGCACCAGTTCGGGCTGGAAACCAAAGTGCCCGTGCTCTGCGAGGAGAGGATAACCGCGGCGGCGTTCACCCGCTGGGTGCGAAGCCATGAGCCCGACGTCATCATCGGCCAGAGCAGCCCCGCCGCACTCAACTACACGGTGTGGCTTTCGCACATGGGCCTGTGCGTGCCCGACGACATCGGCATGGTCGCGCTCGACGTGGACACCGAGGCGAATCACAGCTGTTCCGGCATTGTGCAGGACTACGAGCATGTCGCCGCCGCCGCGGTTGAACTGGTGGCCTCGGAGGTGCGTTGTGGCGAGAAAGGCATGCCCGCCACCCCGAAAGTCCTGCTCATCGAAGGCCGATGGCAGGATGGCGGCACGACAAGGAGCACGCGGTGA
- a CDS encoding dihydroorotase, whose protein sequence is MPSLWIQNARIIDPASKRDATGDLCVNDAGKIVPSLSAAAKKRARKIDAAGLVACPGLVDIHVHFREPGQTHKETIATGSRAAAAGGFATVVCMPNTTPPADNAGTIQAIKDAAARDAVVRVYPTGCITAGMKGQSLAPIGSLKRAGVVAITDDGDCVQSNQLMRSAVEYAKMFDLPVMDHCQDHALTQGAVMNEGVMSTRLGLRGWPHAAEDIIVSRNVILSHYTGAHIHCQHISSKYSVELIRRAKSRGVRVTAEATPHHIALTDKALASYDTHFKMNPPVRTEEDRLAIIEGLRDGAIDIIATDHAPHTDYEKDREFDFAPNGIIGLETALPVVLDVLVRRSRFKLPKLIDLMTRRPAELLKLNAGVLAEGAPADICLFDPAEKWVYDAKAGQSKSANSPWHNQTLTGRVKTTIVGGRIVFDNGRIK, encoded by the coding sequence ATGCCTTCCCTCTGGATCCAAAACGCCCGCATCATCGACCCCGCCTCCAAACGCGACGCCACCGGCGACCTCTGCGTCAACGACGCCGGCAAGATCGTCCCGTCCCTTTCCGCCGCCGCAAAAAAACGCGCGCGCAAGATCGACGCCGCCGGCCTCGTCGCCTGCCCCGGCCTCGTCGATATCCACGTCCACTTCCGCGAGCCCGGCCAGACCCACAAGGAAACCATCGCCACCGGCTCGCGCGCCGCCGCCGCGGGCGGTTTTGCCACGGTGGTCTGCATGCCCAACACCACGCCTCCCGCGGACAACGCCGGCACCATCCAGGCGATCAAGGACGCCGCCGCGCGCGACGCCGTCGTGCGCGTTTACCCCACCGGCTGCATCACCGCCGGCATGAAGGGCCAGAGCCTCGCCCCCATCGGCTCGCTCAAGCGCGCCGGTGTCGTCGCCATCACCGACGACGGCGACTGCGTCCAGTCCAACCAGCTCATGCGCTCCGCCGTCGAATACGCGAAAATGTTCGACCTTCCCGTGATGGACCACTGTCAGGACCACGCCCTCACCCAGGGCGCCGTGATGAACGAAGGCGTCATGTCCACCCGCCTCGGCCTGCGCGGCTGGCCCCACGCGGCCGAGGACATCATCGTCTCCCGCAACGTCATCCTCTCGCACTACACCGGCGCGCACATCCACTGCCAGCACATCTCATCCAAATATTCCGTCGAGCTCATCCGCCGCGCCAAGTCCCGCGGTGTGCGTGTCACCGCCGAGGCCACGCCGCACCACATCGCGCTGACCGACAAAGCCCTCGCCTCCTACGACACCCATTTCAAGATGAACCCGCCGGTCCGCACCGAGGAGGACCGGCTCGCCATCATCGAGGGCCTGCGCGACGGCGCCATTGACATCATCGCCACCGACCACGCCCCGCACACCGACTACGAAAAGGACCGCGAGTTCGACTTCGCGCCCAACGGCATCATCGGCCTCGAAACCGCGCTCCCCGTCGTGCTCGATGTGCTCGTGCGCCGCTCAAGATTCAAGCTTCCCAAGCTCATCGACCTGATGACCCGCCGCCCCGCGGAATTATTGAAGCTGAACGCCGGCGTCCTTGCCGAAGGCGCTCCCGCCGACATCTGCCTCTTCGATCCCGCCGAGAAATGGGTGTATGACGCGAAAGCCGGCCAAAGCAAATCCGCCAACTCCCCCTGGCACAATCAAACCCTCACCGGCCGCGTGAAAACCACCATCGTTGGCGGCCGTATCGTGTTTGATAATGGCAGGATAAAATAA